One window of the Nitrospiraceae bacterium genome contains the following:
- a CDS encoding SGNH/GDSL hydrolase family protein — MIKQKSVLLYILLAGLVYGSMEGISYLGLLLLQGKGVSYHPLASRLSQTQKQLIQQRLEDKVPLSGHHPILGWAPKPHSHSKDVRINSQGIRADHDFAHFIHSEVVRASAFGDSFTFGEEVANEDTWEHQLEEQDARMEVLNFGVGAYGLDQAYMRYMQDGISFHSDIVFIGFMSENIYRNLNVFRPFYHSSYATNFYTKPRFLLANDSLVLLDNPLKTTSDYWRLLRNDEVVLREIGNHDYFYQIKYTAGPMDLLPSMRLLKIATRSVKERLNPVVTPEGSYAVHSEGFLLTTRLLEEFYCAALRHESLPVIVIFPDLGDFRRHHSHQAKRYEPLLEQLHIKGFRILDILDALVAFNSALPTDQLTVGKWGHFSRLGNSIVATSIRNYLNNEEMVKRNHVKALVRADCTTNHCCPNSAPRKFTTAD; from the coding sequence ATGATCAAACAAAAGTCTGTATTGCTATACATCCTTTTGGCGGGTTTGGTGTATGGCAGCATGGAAGGCATTTCCTACCTCGGCTTACTGCTCCTCCAAGGCAAGGGAGTGAGCTATCACCCCCTGGCTTCCCGGCTCTCTCAGACACAAAAGCAACTTATTCAACAACGCCTTGAGGACAAAGTCCCCCTCAGTGGGCACCACCCTATTTTGGGCTGGGCACCCAAACCGCATTCTCACTCGAAGGACGTCAGAATTAACTCTCAAGGCATTAGAGCAGATCACGATTTTGCTCATTTTATTCATTCGGAAGTCGTACGAGCATCGGCATTCGGTGACTCATTCACCTTTGGAGAGGAAGTTGCGAACGAGGATACATGGGAGCATCAATTAGAAGAGCAGGATGCTCGCATGGAGGTCCTGAATTTCGGCGTCGGTGCGTATGGGTTGGATCAGGCGTATATGCGGTATATGCAGGACGGAATCTCGTTTCATTCTGATATCGTCTTCATTGGGTTTATGTCTGAAAACATCTATCGAAATTTGAATGTGTTTCGTCCGTTCTACCATTCTTCCTATGCGACGAATTTCTATACTAAACCACGCTTCCTCCTTGCGAACGATAGCCTTGTACTCCTCGACAACCCTTTAAAAACCACCAGCGATTATTGGCGTCTTCTCAGAAACGATGAGGTGGTGCTCCGAGAAATCGGGAATCATGATTATTTTTATCAAATAAAATATACGGCGGGACCAATGGATCTTCTGCCTTCCATGCGTCTCCTGAAGATTGCTACTCGAAGTGTGAAGGAAAGGCTCAATCCGGTGGTGACACCTGAAGGGTCTTATGCCGTGCATTCAGAAGGCTTCCTCCTCACCACCAGATTGCTTGAGGAGTTCTATTGTGCCGCACTCCGGCATGAATCCTTACCTGTCATTGTCATCTTTCCAGACCTTGGCGATTTCAGAAGGCACCACAGCCACCAGGCGAAACGGTATGAACCACTGTTGGAGCAATTACACATAAAAGGATTTCGTATTCTAGACATATTAGATGCATTGGTTGCCTTTAACTCTGCGCTACCCACAGATCAACTCACGGTTGGAAAGTGGGGACACTTCTCCCGCCTCGGCAATTCAATTGTCGCCACGTCCATTAGAAATTATTTGAACAATGAGGAAATGGTGAAAAGAAATCACGTCAAGGCTCTCGTTCGCGCAGACTGCACCACAAACCATTGCTGTCCGAACTCCGCTCCCCGAAAATTCACCACAGCCGATTGA
- a CDS encoding alpha-D-glucose phosphate-specific phosphoglucomutase, producing MKVSPLAGNPTQPTMLANIPRLVTAYYTGRPDPSVPEQRVAFGTSGHRGSSLKLSFNEAHILATTQAICLYRQQQHIDGPLFLGMDTHALSEPALASTLEVLAANGVVVMVDRDNGYTPTPVISHAILTYNRGRKTGLADGIVITPSHNPPEDGGFKYNPPHGGPADADVTTWIEKQANALLADDLRGVQRVPYERARRASTTHKHDYVGNYVGDLGAVIDMEAIRNARLSIGVDPLGGAGVDYWGPITERYGFPVTVVHEGVDPTFRFMNLDWDGKIRMDCSSPYAMAGLIALKDRFDIAFANDTDHDRHGIVTRTAGLMNPNHYLAVAISYLFTQRSGWRKDAAVGKTVVSSSMIDRVAAKIGRRLIEVPVGFKWFVDGLLDGSVGFGGEESAGASFLRHDGSVWTTDKDGIILDLLAAEMLARTGRDPSQLYLDLTKELGVPVYQRIDAPATPAQKAILKKLAPEQIQASELAGEKITGILTSAPGTGSAIGGLKVMTENGWFAARPSGTEDVYKIYAESFRGDSHLKQIQEEAQALITKVLGAAS from the coding sequence ATGAAGGTCAGTCCCCTTGCAGGAAACCCTACCCAGCCAACCATGCTCGCCAACATCCCCCGGCTGGTCACCGCCTATTACACTGGACGGCCAGACCCGTCGGTGCCGGAGCAACGGGTCGCTTTCGGCACATCGGGACACCGCGGCTCCTCATTGAAGCTGTCCTTCAATGAAGCGCATATCCTGGCCACCACCCAAGCCATCTGCCTGTATCGTCAACAACAGCATATTGACGGCCCTCTGTTTTTAGGCATGGATACTCACGCGCTTTCGGAACCTGCCCTGGCAAGCACGCTCGAAGTACTCGCCGCCAATGGTGTGGTCGTGATGGTAGACCGCGACAACGGATACACCCCGACGCCGGTTATTTCCCATGCCATCCTGACCTACAATCGTGGTCGAAAGACGGGTTTGGCCGATGGGATTGTCATCACGCCCTCGCACAATCCGCCTGAAGACGGTGGCTTCAAATACAACCCGCCCCATGGCGGACCGGCTGATGCCGATGTGACCACCTGGATCGAGAAGCAGGCGAACGCGTTGCTGGCCGATGACCTGCGCGGGGTCCAACGCGTTCCGTATGAGCGCGCGCGCCGGGCCTCGACCACGCACAAACATGATTATGTCGGCAACTATGTAGGTGACCTAGGCGCCGTGATCGACATGGAGGCGATCCGCAACGCGAGGTTGTCCATCGGAGTGGATCCGCTCGGCGGAGCAGGCGTGGACTATTGGGGACCCATTACCGAGCGGTACGGATTCCCGGTCACGGTCGTGCATGAAGGCGTGGATCCGACCTTTCGCTTCATGAATCTGGACTGGGATGGGAAGATTCGCATGGATTGTTCCTCACCCTATGCCATGGCCGGACTAATTGCCTTAAAAGACCGTTTCGATATCGCCTTTGCCAACGATACCGACCATGACCGGCATGGAATCGTCACGCGCACAGCGGGGCTGATGAATCCCAACCACTATCTCGCAGTGGCTATTTCGTATCTCTTTACCCAGCGCTCCGGCTGGCGGAAGGATGCTGCAGTCGGGAAGACGGTGGTCAGTAGCAGCATGATCGATCGGGTAGCCGCCAAGATAGGACGGCGTCTGATTGAAGTGCCGGTCGGGTTCAAATGGTTTGTGGACGGGCTGCTTGACGGGTCCGTCGGATTTGGTGGAGAAGAAAGTGCCGGCGCATCCTTTTTGCGTCATGACGGATCCGTCTGGACGACCGATAAGGACGGCATCATCCTTGATCTCCTAGCGGCAGAAATGTTGGCCCGGACGGGGCGGGATCCAAGCCAACTCTACCTTGATCTCACCAAGGAACTGGGCGTCCCGGTCTACCAGCGAATCGATGCCCCGGCCACACCCGCGCAAAAGGCCATTCTGAAAAAACTCGCGCCAGAGCAGATTCAGGCCTCCGAACTCGCAGGAGAAAAGATTACCGGAATTCTGACCTCGGCCCCGGGAACCGGCAGTGCCATTGGGGGGCTGAAAGTCATGACGGAGAACGGATGGTTTGCCGCCCGTCCGTCCGGAACAGAGGATGTCTATAAAATATATGCGGAGAGCTTCCGAGGCGACTCGCATCTCAAGCAGATTCAGGAAGAAGCGCAGGCCCTGATTACCAAGGTCCTGGGAGCGGCATCCTAG
- a CDS encoding FdhF/YdeP family oxidoreductase, which yields MPEAPSIPTWEIPIEDSHDLQLDAPSRSAGGIPAILTSLKHTTHEPGILRGGQALLTVNQKQGFDCPGCGWPDPDGTRAITEFCENGVKAVAHEATTNVITKEFFQRFSLEQLGRQSDYWLGQQGRLIRPMIKRSEDTHYHPVSWATAFDTIAGHLNDLDDPNEAIFYTSGRTSNEAAFLYQLFARLYGTNNLPDSSNMCHESSSVALKEVIGIGKATVTLDDFDKADAIFILGQNPGTNHPRMLATLQQAARRGCQIVSINPLPEAGTTRFIHPQEVTRWLGKGTPIATLFLPIKINGDVALLKGIMKELLMREEKNPGTILDLPFIQEYTEGFDNFATITRNIPWEKIEEGSGIPREDIQKAADIAEQARSIICTWAMGMTQHKNAVANMQEIINFLLLRGNIGKPGAGPCPVRGHSNVQGDRTMGITENPTPEFLDRLEKVCHFQPPTKRGHDAVRAIKAMHAGKAKVFIALGGNFLSATPDTAYTAQALSRCRLTVHISTKLNRAHLVTGTEALILPALGRTDKDLQDDIPQYVTTENTMGVVQTSQGRLEPVSELLKSEVDIIASLAKATFANKEGPGNHINWDLLIHDYDEIRHLISQVVPGHDNYTARVNKPGGFYLANPIRDARQFPTPSGKARFTVHPIPDIRLAPDQLLMMTIRSHDQYNTTIYGLDDRYRGIKSGRRVVFMNERDMEERHLAKGDLVDIISHHKGRTRTAPQFVVVPYPIPRTCTATYFPEANVLIPIDSVADKSNTPTSKSIVVTIHPTTHTGQAPNE from the coding sequence ATACCGGAAGCCCCTTCAATCCCGACGTGGGAAATCCCGATCGAAGATTCTCACGACCTTCAACTTGACGCGCCCTCCAGGAGCGCCGGTGGCATTCCCGCCATTCTCACGTCCCTCAAACACACCACGCACGAACCCGGCATTCTGCGAGGTGGCCAGGCCCTTCTCACGGTCAATCAAAAGCAAGGGTTTGATTGCCCAGGGTGTGGCTGGCCTGATCCCGATGGCACGCGGGCTATCACTGAGTTTTGTGAAAACGGCGTCAAAGCTGTCGCCCATGAAGCCACCACCAACGTCATCACGAAAGAATTTTTCCAACGATTTTCTCTGGAGCAACTGGGCAGACAATCGGATTACTGGCTCGGACAGCAAGGACGCCTCATCCGTCCGATGATCAAGCGGAGCGAGGATACGCATTATCATCCCGTCTCCTGGGCCACGGCATTTGACACCATCGCCGGGCACCTCAATGACCTCGACGATCCCAACGAAGCCATCTTCTACACATCCGGGCGCACCAGCAACGAAGCCGCCTTCCTCTATCAACTTTTCGCGCGGCTTTATGGCACCAACAACCTGCCCGATTCCTCCAACATGTGCCACGAGTCCAGCAGCGTGGCGTTAAAAGAAGTCATCGGCATCGGCAAAGCCACTGTCACGCTCGACGATTTCGACAAGGCCGACGCCATCTTCATCCTGGGACAAAATCCGGGCACCAACCATCCGCGTATGCTCGCCACTCTTCAGCAGGCCGCCCGGCGAGGATGTCAGATTGTCAGCATCAATCCACTTCCCGAAGCCGGGACCACCCGGTTCATTCATCCCCAGGAAGTCACCCGCTGGCTGGGTAAGGGAACGCCAATCGCCACGTTGTTTCTCCCAATCAAAATCAACGGCGACGTCGCCCTGCTCAAGGGCATCATGAAGGAACTGCTCATGCGGGAGGAAAAGAATCCGGGCACCATTCTCGACCTGCCGTTCATACAGGAATACACCGAAGGATTCGACAACTTCGCCACCATCACACGGAACATACCCTGGGAAAAAATTGAGGAAGGCAGCGGGATTCCACGCGAAGACATTCAAAAGGCTGCGGATATCGCTGAACAAGCCAGGAGTATTATCTGTACCTGGGCCATGGGCATGACCCAACATAAAAACGCGGTCGCCAACATGCAGGAAATTATCAACTTCCTCCTGTTGCGCGGCAACATCGGAAAACCAGGCGCTGGCCCCTGCCCCGTCCGTGGGCATAGCAATGTGCAGGGGGATCGCACCATGGGCATCACCGAAAACCCCACTCCGGAATTTTTGGATCGACTCGAAAAGGTCTGCCATTTTCAGCCCCCCACCAAAAGAGGTCACGACGCGGTGCGAGCCATCAAGGCCATGCATGCAGGAAAGGCCAAGGTCTTCATCGCCCTCGGCGGCAATTTTCTCTCGGCCACGCCGGATACAGCCTATACCGCGCAGGCGCTTTCCCGCTGCCGGCTCACCGTCCACATCTCCACCAAACTCAACCGGGCCCATCTAGTCACCGGAACCGAGGCCCTGATCCTGCCCGCGCTTGGACGCACCGACAAGGATCTTCAAGATGATATCCCTCAATATGTCACCACGGAAAACACCATGGGGGTGGTCCAGACCTCACAGGGACGACTCGAGCCGGTATCCGAGTTGCTCAAAAGTGAAGTCGATATTATCGCCAGCCTCGCAAAGGCCACCTTCGCAAATAAAGAAGGGCCGGGGAACCACATCAACTGGGACCTGCTTATTCACGATTACGACGAGATTCGTCATCTCATCAGCCAGGTCGTCCCCGGGCACGATAACTACACAGCACGCGTCAACAAACCGGGCGGCTTCTATCTCGCCAATCCGATCCGGGATGCCCGGCAATTTCCCACTCCGTCGGGAAAAGCACGGTTCACCGTCCACCCGATTCCGGACATTCGCCTGGCACCGGATCAATTGCTCATGATGACCATTCGCAGTCACGACCAATACAACACCACCATCTATGGATTGGATGATCGGTACCGGGGCATCAAATCCGGACGACGGGTGGTGTTCATGAATGAGCGTGATATGGAAGAGCGTCACTTAGCGAAAGGAGACCTGGTGGACATCATCAGCCACCACAAAGGCCGGACGCGAACGGCACCACAATTTGTCGTGGTTCCCTACCCTATTCCCCGCACCTGCACGGCGACCTATTTCCCGGAAGCCAACGTGCTCATCCCCATCGACAGCGTGGCAGACAAAAGCAACACGCCGACATCCAAATCCATCGTCGTCACCATCCACCCCACCACTCATACTGGTCAGGCTCCCAATGAATAG
- the fdhD gene encoding formate dehydrogenase accessory sulfurtransferase FdhD → MATKLYSTQHTLFSPDSACPFAHTRPDQLAIEEPLEIRLEYWANGQPQRKSVSITMRTPGQDMELAAGFLFTEGIVAGWDDIKQIRPCGPIVEGHNFHNIVRVKLHSHVSVTTATMDRNFYTTSSCGICGKTSIEALKINNPFGRTIKHLSSPSVTLDMLFGLTERMAAEQQLFQKTGGCHASGLFDEKGTLLCVREDVGRHNALDKVLGWALINNQLPLHHHVVLVSGRASFELMQKSSMGGIPFVAAVGAPSTLAVQMAEEFNMTLVGFLDHQRMTVYHDSGRIQAHQAQKLEETGGRTTRHTGSPFNPDVGNPDRRFSRPST, encoded by the coding sequence ATGGCAACCAAACTCTATTCGACTCAGCACACGCTCTTTTCCCCCGATTCCGCCTGCCCATTTGCGCACACCAGACCAGATCAGTTGGCGATCGAAGAACCACTTGAAATTCGACTGGAGTATTGGGCCAACGGCCAGCCCCAACGGAAAAGTGTTTCGATCACCATGCGGACTCCCGGACAGGATATGGAACTGGCCGCGGGATTTCTGTTTACCGAAGGGATTGTCGCCGGATGGGACGATATCAAACAGATTCGCCCCTGTGGACCAATCGTGGAGGGGCACAATTTTCACAATATTGTGCGAGTGAAGCTGCATTCTCACGTGTCGGTGACAACCGCCACGATGGACCGGAATTTTTATACCACCTCCAGTTGCGGGATCTGCGGCAAAACTTCCATCGAGGCTCTCAAAATCAACAATCCATTTGGCCGAACCATTAAACATCTCTCCTCCCCTTCCGTCACCCTGGACATGTTATTCGGTCTGACGGAACGCATGGCCGCCGAGCAACAACTCTTTCAGAAAACCGGAGGATGTCATGCCTCAGGACTGTTCGATGAGAAAGGCACTCTGCTCTGTGTGCGGGAAGATGTCGGACGGCACAATGCGTTGGATAAAGTCCTGGGGTGGGCCCTGATCAATAATCAGCTTCCCCTGCATCACCATGTGGTGCTGGTCAGCGGTCGGGCCAGCTTCGAACTCATGCAGAAATCCTCCATGGGCGGCATCCCGTTTGTTGCCGCCGTGGGCGCACCCTCCACACTCGCGGTGCAGATGGCAGAAGAATTCAACATGACCCTGGTGGGGTTTTTAGACCATCAACGCATGACGGTCTATCACGACTCCGGACGAATTCAAGCTCACCAGGCTCAAAAACTAGAGGAGACAGGTGGACGAACAACGCGACATACCGGAAGCCCCTTCAATCCCGACGTGGGAAATCCCGATCGAAGATTCTCACGACCTTCAACTTGA
- a CDS encoding acyltransferase produces MVLVFHAGFPFLKGGYIGVDVFFVISGYLITRLLIIEQEKHGCIKFLAFYARRIRRLLPAATVALAGTALVSFFLFSPLEQSNLIRSFFVSILYVSNLWFAFQATDYLGEDTNADPFLHTWSLSVEEQFYLIWPFLILLATLKKTGSNQSFKLTILIGSVFVISFFSSLIMGGIYQPWAFFGSPFRAWEFATGALGFLLVHRKIHLPEPIHTLGVSVGIGAILLAGILYDKSTPFPGLYALLPTAGTLLVLIGDHQKNWFVDLSQIPWIRWLGDISYSLYLWHWPLIVIPLSLTGELSLGERMGLVAVSLALGNFSYKYIENPIRFNQKLARSTFKGLALGATLTIFGISLTFTLRSFTKAELNTPLQKDILAARSLIPTVYQDGCHASYAEILFSECSYGEPSSPKTLVLFGDSHAAQWFPAIEAFSKQHGYRLVSLTKSACPAAHIIPYNTAYGRSYTECGAWQELVLERIAKERPLLVILSNSSSYSGTGEDSNSNPEWWIQGMKETLATIQRTGAQVAIIRDTPSFSQDIPICLSRAAWTGTPLSNCDDPKIQVLNQTFFAFDQEAASDFPTVHFMDFSKTLCPEDKCPARINGHTGYRDHHHLAIPTVLDLAESMHDELRDILP; encoded by the coding sequence ATGGTACTCGTTTTTCACGCAGGCTTTCCTTTTTTAAAAGGGGGCTATATCGGTGTAGACGTGTTCTTTGTGATTTCTGGGTATCTCATCACACGCCTGCTTATTATTGAACAGGAAAAACACGGTTGTATTAAATTTCTTGCTTTCTACGCCCGGCGCATACGACGACTTCTTCCTGCGGCGACAGTAGCGCTGGCAGGTACGGCCTTAGTTAGTTTTTTTCTTTTTTCCCCCCTCGAGCAGAGTAATCTTATTCGGTCTTTTTTCGTCTCTATATTGTACGTCAGTAATCTCTGGTTTGCGTTCCAGGCAACGGATTATCTAGGGGAGGATACCAATGCTGACCCTTTTCTTCACACATGGTCGTTATCTGTGGAGGAACAATTTTACCTCATCTGGCCTTTTCTCATCTTATTGGCCACCCTCAAAAAGACTGGAAGCAACCAATCTTTCAAACTGACTATTTTAATCGGATCGGTGTTTGTCATTTCATTTTTTTCCAGTTTAATCATGGGAGGAATTTACCAGCCCTGGGCGTTTTTTGGGTCTCCATTTCGTGCCTGGGAATTTGCCACCGGGGCGCTCGGTTTTCTTCTTGTTCACAGAAAAATACACTTGCCTGAGCCAATACATACACTAGGGGTATCGGTTGGAATTGGGGCCATACTTCTCGCAGGCATTCTTTATGACAAGTCAACACCCTTTCCCGGACTTTATGCCTTGCTTCCCACAGCGGGAACACTGCTTGTTCTCATTGGAGATCATCAAAAAAACTGGTTCGTTGATCTATCCCAAATCCCCTGGATCCGGTGGTTAGGCGACATCTCATATTCTCTATACCTCTGGCATTGGCCTCTTATTGTGATTCCCCTGTCCTTAACCGGAGAGCTATCCTTAGGGGAAAGAATGGGGTTGGTAGCCGTGTCCCTCGCTTTGGGAAATTTTTCCTACAAATACATCGAAAACCCGATACGGTTTAATCAAAAGCTTGCACGTTCCACTTTTAAAGGGCTAGCACTCGGCGCCACGTTAACTATTTTTGGTATTAGCCTGACCTTTACGCTTAGAAGTTTTACAAAAGCAGAACTCAACACCCCTCTGCAAAAAGATATCCTTGCAGCACGATCACTCATCCCAACGGTTTACCAGGATGGGTGCCATGCCTCCTACGCTGAAATATTATTTTCAGAATGCAGTTATGGGGAACCCTCCTCCCCAAAAACCCTTGTCTTGTTTGGTGATTCACATGCCGCACAATGGTTTCCCGCTATTGAGGCATTTTCAAAACAGCATGGATATAGGCTGGTTTCCTTGACCAAGTCAGCCTGCCCTGCCGCGCACATTATTCCCTATAACACAGCGTATGGGCGATCCTATACAGAATGTGGAGCCTGGCAGGAACTTGTACTTGAACGGATTGCCAAAGAACGTCCGCTGTTGGTCATCTTGAGTAATTCAAGCAGTTATAGCGGCACTGGTGAAGATTCGAATTCTAACCCTGAATGGTGGATCCAGGGGATGAAAGAAACACTAGCCACAATTCAACGAACAGGGGCCCAAGTCGCGATTATACGAGACACCCCAAGTTTCTCCCAGGATATTCCAATTTGCCTTTCGCGGGCAGCCTGGACAGGAACTCCGTTATCAAACTGTGATGACCCAAAGATTCAAGTTCTCAACCAAACATTTTTCGCATTTGACCAAGAAGCAGCCAGTGACTTTCCAACAGTACACTTTATGGATTTTTCAAAAACTCTTTGTCCAGAAGACAAGTGCCCTGCACGAATAAATGGTCATACTGGCTATAGGGACCACCATCATCTTGCCATTCCTACCGTGCTTGACTTGGCCGAATCCATGCATGATGAGCTAAGAGATATTCTGCCTTAA
- a CDS encoding sodium:alanine symporter family protein yields MDSFESFIATVAGWVWGPPMLLLLIGTGLYLTILLKGLQFRVLPHALKLIFHKEPGGKGDISHFAALMTALSATVGIGNIVGVAAAITLGGPGAVFWMWMTGLVGMATKYGEAVLAVKYREQGEYGMRGGPMYYLAKGAGLPWLGWLFALFTACAAFGIGNMTQANAVAGILESTFQVQPWITGVVLMGMTGLVILGGITSIGRFTSVLVPFMIVGYVTSALVVLALHVTEIPQALASIVYHAWNPIAAGGGFAGATMAAAMRYGLARGVFSNESGLGSAPIAAAAARTDDPVRQALVSMTQTFIDTLVVCSMTALVILTATPWTQGIDAAQLTSASFGETLGHTGELVVTLSITLFAYSTLIGWNYYGEKAIEYLMGPGVIVIYRVIFVAVVLLGATSRLEVVWNVSDVMNGLMAIPNLIGLLLLAKIIKQETGRYFNHRPVLKRIPATKSD; encoded by the coding sequence ATGGACTCCTTTGAATCCTTCATAGCGACCGTAGCCGGATGGGTGTGGGGCCCGCCCATGTTGCTTCTGTTGATCGGCACCGGGTTGTATCTGACCATTTTGCTGAAGGGCTTGCAGTTTCGTGTCCTCCCGCATGCTCTGAAGCTAATTTTTCACAAAGAACCGGGTGGCAAGGGAGACATCAGCCATTTCGCCGCGCTCATGACGGCCTTATCAGCCACGGTGGGTATCGGGAATATTGTGGGCGTGGCAGCGGCGATCACGCTCGGCGGACCCGGAGCCGTCTTCTGGATGTGGATGACCGGCCTGGTGGGCATGGCCACCAAGTATGGCGAAGCCGTGCTGGCAGTGAAATATCGTGAGCAGGGGGAATACGGGATGCGTGGCGGGCCCATGTATTATCTAGCTAAGGGTGCCGGGCTGCCCTGGTTAGGCTGGCTCTTTGCCTTGTTCACGGCCTGTGCGGCGTTTGGCATCGGCAACATGACGCAGGCTAATGCCGTGGCCGGCATTCTCGAGTCGACCTTTCAGGTCCAACCCTGGATCACCGGCGTGGTGTTAATGGGAATGACCGGGCTGGTGATATTAGGCGGTATTACATCCATTGGCCGGTTTACCTCGGTGCTGGTGCCATTCATGATCGTGGGGTATGTTACGTCAGCCCTGGTCGTCCTAGCCCTGCATGTGACGGAGATCCCACAAGCCTTGGCCAGTATCGTTTATCACGCGTGGAACCCGATTGCGGCAGGAGGCGGGTTTGCCGGTGCTACGATGGCCGCCGCCATGCGCTATGGGTTGGCGAGAGGCGTGTTTTCGAATGAATCGGGTTTGGGCTCCGCGCCCATTGCCGCCGCTGCTGCCCGGACAGACGATCCGGTCCGGCAGGCCCTGGTCAGTATGACGCAGACCTTTATCGATACCCTGGTTGTCTGCAGTATGACGGCGTTGGTCATTCTGACTGCGACTCCATGGACACAAGGCATCGATGCGGCTCAACTCACCAGCGCCAGTTTCGGTGAAACTCTGGGCCACACGGGAGAACTCGTTGTCACTCTTTCCATCACCCTATTTGCCTATTCGACCTTGATCGGGTGGAATTATTATGGGGAGAAAGCCATTGAGTATCTGATGGGGCCAGGGGTGATTGTGATTTACCGGGTGATCTTTGTGGCGGTGGTGCTGCTCGGCGCCACGTCCAGGTTGGAAGTGGTTTGGAATGTCTCTGATGTCATGAATGGCCTGATGGCCATTCCGAATCTCATCGGATTACTACTTTTGGCAAAGATTATTAAACAGGAAACGGGACGCTATTTTAACCACCGGCCGGTTCTGAAACGAATCCCGGCAACAAAGAGCGATTAA
- a CDS encoding DEAD/DEAH box helicase: MPLQSFHPVVQEWFMTRLGEPTEVQRASWPAIHSGQHAMISAPTGSGKTHVLRQNIS; encoded by the coding sequence ATGCCGCTGCAATCGTTTCATCCGGTCGTGCAGGAATGGTTCATGACCCGGTTGGGTGAGCCGACCGAGGTGCAGCGAGCCAGTTGGCCCGCCATACATTCCGGACAGCATGCGATGATTTCCGCACCCACCGGATCAGGGAAAACCCATGTTTTAAGGCAGAATATCTCTTAG